A part of Campylobacter magnus genomic DNA contains:
- the rsmH gene encoding 16S rRNA (cytosine(1402)-N(4))-methyltransferase RsmH, with product MNSPHIPVLLNEVLEGFNHFDSIDKPILLDCTLGFGGHSAALLQRYKALKIIACDQDEQALDFCKKRFKAELESGKITLYKSNFASIIKRIKGLRISGILADIGVSSLQLDSSERGFGLGANSLDMRMDKTAPKSAKEIVNEYSEGRLEQIFSEFGELKMAAKIAAKIIAARAKSPINTAKELADIIGGERIKGRNVSIAKLVFQALRIEVNDELGVLKSLLSTLKDLRPSGARVAIIDFHSLEDRIIKESFRAWSKGCVCDPFAMRCECGGGHALGKIITKKPITPSADELRANPRSNCAKMRIFEFK from the coding sequence ATGAACTCGCCACATATTCCAGTTTTGCTAAATGAAGTTTTAGAAGGTTTTAACCATTTTGATAGTATTGATAAGCCTATTTTGCTTGATTGCACCTTAGGTTTTGGTGGGCATAGCGCAGCACTGCTGCAGCGTTACAAAGCCCTTAAAATCATCGCTTGCGACCAAGACGAGCAGGCTTTGGATTTTTGTAAAAAACGCTTTAAAGCTGAGCTAGAAAGTGGCAAAATCACGCTTTATAAAAGCAATTTTGCTAGTATTATAAAGCGCATTAAAGGCTTGAGAATCTCAGGTATTTTAGCTGATATCGGCGTTAGCAGTCTTCAACTTGATAGTAGCGAGCGTGGCTTTGGGCTTGGTGCAAATAGCCTTGATATGCGGATGGATAAAACTGCGCCAAAAAGTGCAAAAGAGATAGTAAACGAGTATAGCGAGGGCAGGCTAGAGCAGATTTTTAGCGAGTTTGGCGAGCTTAAAATGGCAGCCAAAATCGCTGCTAAAATCATCGCCGCTAGAGCAAAATCGCCCATAAATACAGCAAAGGAGCTAGCAGACATCATCGGAGGTGAGCGCATAAAAGGGCGAAATGTAAGCATAGCAAAGCTGGTTTTCCAAGCCCTGCGCATAGAGGTAAATGACGAACTAGGTGTGCTAAAAAGCCTGCTCTCCACCCTAAAAGACTTGCGTCCAAGTGGTGCAAGAGTAGCTATCATCGACTTTCACTCGCTTGAAGACCGCATCATAAAAGAGAGCTTTCGTGCGTGGAGTAAGGGCTGTGTGTGCGACCCCTTTGCCATGCGCTGCGAGTGCGGCGGCGGACACGCACTAGGCAAAATCATCACAAAAAAGCCCATCACGCCAAGCGCAGATGAACTGCGAGCCAACCCACGCAGTAACTGTGCTAAGATGAGAATATTTGAGTTTAAATAG